Part of the uncultured Desulfobacter sp. genome, TCCGCTCTTGAAATAGAGGGGCAAAGAACAGAACTGCTCAAAGATGTGATCAAGCTGGCTGACGGGCTGGATCTTGCTTTGAACCATATCTCCGGTGAAGATGACAGCCGCAATATCTTCCAGGGAATCCAAGGGCTCAAAGGCATTCTGGATCAGTTTTTCATCAAACATGAGGTCCAGCCAATTGAGGCTTTAGGCGCCGTGTTTGACCCGAAGATCCATGACGCCCTTGGAGTGGTCCGGAATCCTGCAGCAATTGCCCATACCGTGGTAAGGGTTGAAAGAAAAGGATATTTATATCACGGCAAACTGCTGCGCCCGGCCCAGGTCATGGTGGCGGCGGGGTAAAAGCACTCCCGCCCCCAACCGCTGCATCCGGAGCAACCAGTAAATCGGTCCGGCTTTGGGAGAACTTGGATCGGACTTCCGTGGAAAAAGAAAACATAGAAGGATCAAGGCCAAGTCCAGTGGTAGAAACTGCGTTGTCTATGATTGCTGAAAAGGATTCAGTCCATGTCAAACAAACCCAATCCGATTAACACCATCCAGGAAAAATTGCGCAGCCTCTTTGGTCGAACACAGGCCGCATCAGATAAGAAACCCGGGGCGCCTCTTTTAAATTTCTGGACGGTTCTCATCATTTTTTGGGGGCTTGTCTATCTGCAACAGTCTTTTTTTACTCCTAAGACAGAGACGATTCCCTACAGCCGTTTCAAGCAGGCCATGGCCGAGGGCAGCGTGGATGACATTCTGATAGGTCCCGAGAAGATTGAAGGTATTCTCAAGGGCGTACAGGGGCAGAAATTTGTTACCGTCCGGGTGAATGATCCGGGCCTTGCAAAAGAGATGGATGAGCGCAAGATCCAATATTCCGGCCGGACTGAGAACCGATTCTGGGGCATCCTTCTGTCCTGGGTTCTGCCCCTTGGCTTTCTCTTTCTGATCTGGCGGTTCACCGCAAAAAATATGGGCGGCTCAGGGGTGATGTCCTTTGGTAAAAATAAGGCCAAGATTTTTGCAGAGAGCGACACCCGGGTCTCTTTTGAGGATGTGGCCGGCATTGACGAGGCCCGGGAGGAACTGGAAGAGGTTGTGGATTTTTTAACCACCCCGGAAAAATTTCAGAAACTGGGGGGACGGATCCCCAAAGGCGTCCTTCTGGTGGGACCGCCTGGAACCGGTAAAACCCTTCTGGCAAGGGCGGTGGCCGGTGAGGCAAAGGTGCCTTTTTTCAGCATCAACGGCTCGGAATTTGTGGAGATGTTTGTGGGGGTTGGCGCGGCCAGGGTCCGCGATCTTTTCTCCCAGGCCGCGGCCCAGGCCCCATGCATCATTTTTATCGACGAACTGGATGCCCTGGGCAAGGCCCGGGGAATGAATGCCATGGGGGGCCATGACGAACGGGAGCAGACCTTGAACCAGCTTCTGGTGGAGATGGACGGCTTTGATACCAATAAGGGGGTCATCATCATGGCTGCCACTAATCGGCCGGAAATCCTGGATCCGGCACTCCTGCGCCCCGGACGCCTGGACCGGCAGGTCCTGGTGGACCGGCCGGATATCAACGGCCGGGAAGCCATTCTGAAAATCCACTCCAGACAGGTGGTTCTGGGGGATGATGTGGATCTTTCCAAGATCGCCGGCCGCACACCCGGTTTTGTGGGTGCGGATCTTGCCAATATTGTCAATGAGAGTGCCCTGCTGGCGGCCAGAAGCAACAAGGACATGGTGGAACCCAGTGATTTTGACGAGGCCATCGATCGGGTGATCGGCGGGCTTCAAAAAAAGAACCGGGTGATGAATGCCCGTGAAAAAGAGATTGTGGCCTTTCATGAGTCCGGCCATGCCATTGTGGCCGAATCCGTTGCCTTTGCCGACCCTGTCCATAAGATATCCATTCTTCCCCGGGGGATCGCAGCCCTGGGATACACCCAGCAGCAGCCCACCGAAGACAGGTACCTGATGACACGGTCTGAACTGCTCGACCGGTTGGCCGTGCTTCTGGGCGGCCGGGTGGCAGAGGAGTTGGTATTTAACGAGACATCAACCGGGGCCCAGAATGACCTCCAGCGGGCAACGGACATCATTCGGTCCATGGTGGCGGAATACGGCATGAATGAAAAGATCGGTCTTGTCAGTTATGACCGTCCCCGAACCCCCATGTTTATGC contains:
- a CDS encoding nucleotide exchange factor GrpE is translated as MVNKIQKKLHAALKDSFSQPGYGLEDEFSGLRGPEAQTSDPASDWEEKYYYLLADLENTKKRLARASALEIEGQRTELLKDVIKLADGLDLALNHISGEDDSRNIFQGIQGLKGILDQFFIKHEVQPIEALGAVFDPKIHDALGVVRNPAAIAHTVVRVERKGYLYHGKLLRPAQVMVAAG
- the ftsH gene encoding ATP-dependent zinc metalloprotease FtsH; the protein is MSNKPNPINTIQEKLRSLFGRTQAASDKKPGAPLLNFWTVLIIFWGLVYLQQSFFTPKTETIPYSRFKQAMAEGSVDDILIGPEKIEGILKGVQGQKFVTVRVNDPGLAKEMDERKIQYSGRTENRFWGILLSWVLPLGFLFLIWRFTAKNMGGSGVMSFGKNKAKIFAESDTRVSFEDVAGIDEAREELEEVVDFLTTPEKFQKLGGRIPKGVLLVGPPGTGKTLLARAVAGEAKVPFFSINGSEFVEMFVGVGAARVRDLFSQAAAQAPCIIFIDELDALGKARGMNAMGGHDEREQTLNQLLVEMDGFDTNKGVIIMAATNRPEILDPALLRPGRLDRQVLVDRPDINGREAILKIHSRQVVLGDDVDLSKIAGRTPGFVGADLANIVNESALLAARSNKDMVEPSDFDEAIDRVIGGLQKKNRVMNAREKEIVAFHESGHAIVAESVAFADPVHKISILPRGIAALGYTQQQPTEDRYLMTRSELLDRLAVLLGGRVAEELVFNETSTGAQNDLQRATDIIRSMVAEYGMNEKIGLVSYDRPRTPMFMPQGYSSEKNYSEEIAARMDEAVSLMMEEAHLRVKKILSDKRALLDKLAALLAIQETVRGEELRDMM